The following coding sequences lie in one Oncorhynchus kisutch isolate 150728-3 linkage group LG27, Okis_V2, whole genome shotgun sequence genomic window:
- the LOC109872337 gene encoding biliverdin reductase A-like — protein sequence MFGSVVVGIGTAGFVRIRDMLAPLPSSAAEKLSVKGFISRRILEEQQGVKQITVEDALSRDDIKVAFVCTENAAHEENIRMFLEAGKHVCVEYPMAMTHKTAVELWDLAQEKGVVLHEEHIELLTADFKQLKKDVAGKRLEEGFLHFTGGPLKPGFGFPAFSGIARLTWLVDLFGELSVTAASMEEDQQNKYMKMTAQLITKEQKPLTWIEEWAPGLSRAKDINFRFDSCTITQLPPATREPVGIFMQDLVLFSQKLLGQVPRDQLHAERRRVLHCLELADRIQQLSLQGSAQDT from the exons ATGTTTGGTTCAGTGGTGGTTGGCATTGGGACGGCAGGCTTTGTGAGGATCAGGGACATGCTAGCCCCTCTGCCCTCCAGCGCAGCTGAGAAGCTCAGTGTCAAAGGTTTCATATCCAG GAGGATTCTGGAGGAGCAGCAGGGAGTGAAACAAATCACTGTTGAAGATGCCCTGAGCCGGGACGACATAAAGGTGGCTTTCGTCTGCACTGAAAACGCTGCCCATGAGGAAAACATCAG GATGTTTCTGGAAGCTGGGAAGCACGTCTGTGTGGAATATCCAATGGCCATGACACACAAGACTGCTGTGGAACTCTGGGACCTGGCTCAGGAAAAAG GAGTGGTCCTGCATGAGGAGCACATAGAACTCCTAACAGCCGACTTCAAGCAGCTGAAGAAGGACGTAGCAGGGAAAAGGCTGGAGGAGGGATTCCTTCACTTCACAG GAGGTCCTCTGAAGCCGGGCTTTGGTTTTCCAGCTTTCAGTGGCATCGCCCGGCTCACCTGGCTGGTCGATCTGTTTGGAGAGCTGTCTGTCACCGCTGCCAGCATGGAGGAAGACCAGCAAAACAAGTACATGAAGATGACCGCTCAACTCATAACCAAAGAGCAGAA GCCTCTCACGTGGATTGAGGAGTGGGCTCCCGGCCTGTCTAGGGCCAAAGACATCAACTTCCGCTTTGACTCATGCACCATCACCCAGCTGCCCCCAGCCACCAGGGAGCCAGTGGGTATCTTTATGCAGGACTTGGTGCTCTTCAGTCAGAAGCTGCTGGGCCAGGTGCCCCGTGACCAGCTCCATGCAGAGCGCCGCAGGGTCCTCCACTGTCTAGAGCTGGCCGACCGCATCCAGCAGCTGAGCCTGCAGGGCTCAGCCCAGGACACCTAG